Genomic DNA from Carnobacteriaceae bacterium zg-C25:
TGGTCCGGGATTAGCCGATATTTCAGCCGCGCTATTGGCACTCTTTTATTTATGGACAGAAATGAAACACCTCACACGCTTTAATGCACGAGCGGTTTTCCACTCGTTAGAAAAAACGATTTTGAGTACCATTTTCATGTCCGTTTTTGCAAGTCTATCTTACTTAATCTTAACTAGACTATTATCTGAATTTGGCTTTTTACCAAATATCATTCGTGTTGTCGTTACGGCTATTGTCGGCGCAATCGCCTATGCTTACGCCTCATTAAAACTTGGTCTATTGGAAACGCATTTTCCACAATATACACCAAAAATAAAACGGCTATTTCGAATGAAATAAATTCACTTACTAATGTGAACTACTCTACCTAATTAAAACACCGTTTGTGCGGTGTTTTTTCATATCCTTTGAAATCACTCTAAAAAACAACCCTAAAAATCACTTGAAAAAATTTTCTAAAATCAAAAAAATACGTTTGAAAAGGCTTTCAAAAAAATAAAAAATATGTTACACTATTCACGTAGAGAAATCTATAAAATATTCTAGACGATAGTCGGCTGGAAGGAGAGATAATTATGTTAACATTTAATATCAGAGGAGAAAACATCGAAGTTACTCAAGCGATTCGTGAGTATTGTGAAAAGAAATTGACACGCTTAGAACGTTACTTTACACACGTGCCGTCTGTTATATCTCATGTAAACTTAAAAGTTTATCCTGATAAAACTGCAAAAGTTGAAGTAACTATTCCACTTCCATTTTTAGTTCTCCGTGCTGAAGAAACATCACCTGATTTATACGGAAGTATTGATTTGGTAATTGATAAATTGGAACGTCAAATTCGTCGTTACAAAACAAAAATTCAAAAAAAATCACGTGATAACGGTTTTGCTTTTGAAAATGCCTTTGCACCGAACGAAGACGTTGTTGAAGAAAACGATAATTTAGAAATTGTACGGATTAAACGCATTCCTTTTAGACCAATGGACGCTGAAGAAGCTATCTTACAAATGAACATGTTAGGACATGATTTCTTCGCCTACATCGATATGGAAACAGAAGACATGTGTGTCGTATACCGCAGAAAAGACGGCAAATACGGCTTAATCGAAGCGGATAGATAAAAAATTTAATCAAAAAACTATACAATTTTTAGGGTTGACGGCATAAGCTGTCGACCCTAATTTATTTTGTGTTAAATCACTACTTTTTTACTAATAACCACCATTTGACATAGAACAAAAAAAAACAGTGAACCTTTTGATTTACTGTTTCTATGTTAGTTCTTTTCTAAATTTTGAGTGTTTATTTTGTTTATAATTATATCATTTTTAACCGCTATTATCGTATCAGACGTTGTTGTACGAATGGCTTCGTTCTCGCACGTAGTAGAGAACGAGCGATGTATCGTGTACATCGCGGTAAGCCGTACAACTTAACGTCTGATACGAAAAAAGACTGTTGACAGTCTAATTTGTCAACAGTCTATGCTTTTTTTAATACGTCATCAATACTTTAATATCGTAATTGCCAATTTTTTCACGGCCGTTTAAGTCTGCTAATTCAATTAAAAATGCTGCGCCGACGACGATACCACCTTGTTTTTCGATTAATTCAATTGTTGCAGCGATTGTACCGCCTGTTGCTAATAAGTCGTCTGTAATTAACACGCGTTGCCCTGGTTTGATGGCATCTTTGTTCATTTCTAAAACGTTTGAGCCGTATTCTAAATCGTAGGATACCTCAATCGTTTCTCCCGGTAATTTACCTTTTTTACGTACAGGCAAGAAACCAACGCCTAATTCTGTTGCCACTGGACACCCAACTAAAAAGCCACGTGCTTCTGGTCCAACGATAACATCCACTTGATTTTCTTTTGCATACTCTACAATTTGTTGTGTTGCATAGTGATATGCTGGCCCATTAGCCATTAATGGTGTAATATCTCTAAATAAAATTCCCGGTGTTGGAAAATCCGGAATAGTTGTAATATATTGTTTTAAATCCATAAGTTACTCCTTGTTATCATCCATTTTTAAATGTATTTGAAGTGTCGCAAACGGCGTAAATAACAATTCTTTTTGAACTACCATAAGTTGTTGATGTTTTTTCATCACTTGCGTTTGCATTAAATCCACTTTTTGTGTATTGCCAACAAAAGTTAGCGTACCATCCTCTATTTTAACAAATTCAGCTTCAAAAAACACCTGAATAATTAAAATTAATAAATCTTTTTGCATGCCCAATACTTTGGACAAACGATCTAACTGATTTTTAAGGACGACTTGCTTTTCATTGGCTAAAATTTTATAAACATTAGCGAATTGTTGTCGTGTCGGTGTGCCAATTAAATATAAATTCTTTTGTGTATGACACATCACATGGACATTGTCATAGGCTACCTTGTTTAACACATGTTGTAGCGATTCTATTGTTTCTGGACAATCAAAAATTACCAAATGTTCACAAAATAAATTTTCATGATGATCAATCGTCTCTGCCATTAAACTTTTTGACGTTGTTGGCACTTTTGTAGCAAAAAAGTCGTAATATTTTTGATTGAAAAAGACATAAATGGCATTTTCAATCATCACATCTTCTTTTTTGATAACGGTTGTCCGTTTATCAAACCACTGTTTTTTCGTAATTTGCGTATCTAAAACGTGTCCTTGGACACTTTCAATACCATTCCACTCGTTAATGCCTAACTGCACCCAAGCCGTTGTTTCAATATCATCTAATAACTGGGATTGCACATGTCCTGCATTAAACAGTACAAAATCAAGTTGCCCAATACGTCCCTTCAAGTGTTGTTTTTTGTCGCCAATAGATTTTGTTTGTGACAATTTCTCATTTTCAATTTTAAAAATAGGCTTGTCATGATTGGTACCATACGGTTCAAATTGTTTTAATTCGTGTAAAAAATCAATCGTTAAATCGCTACTTTCTACGCTTAAATCATAATACCGTGTTGGTCTTTCAACGACTGGGACAATGTGTTGCAACGCTTGTTTCAATGCATCAATGTTATCTATCGACACACTTAATCCAGCAGCCATTTCATGACCACCAAATTTTGCGATAAAATCGCTACACTCCGTTAAAACATCATATAAATTAACGCCTTCAACACTTCTTCCCGAACCTTTTGCAATACCCGTTTCTTCATCAATTTGCAACAAAATTGTTGGTTTACCGGTTTTTTCAACGACTTGACTGGCCACAATACCTAATACACCAGCATGCCAATTTTTACTCGCTAATAAAATGAAATTATCTGCATTTCCTTGAATTTGTTGCATCACATCATTCACGATATTGGCAACAATTTGTTTACGTTCATCATTTTTTGCATTAATTAACGCCACTAACTCATCGGCTTGTTCATCATCAAACGTCATCATTAATTCAACGCCCGGTGTTGCATCATCTAATCGACCAATCGCATTTAATCGTGGTCCAATTGCAAAACCAACATTATCCGCCGTCAATTTTTGTGTATTAACGTTTGCACTTTCCATGAGTTTTTGCAATCCAATGCGTTGCGTTTGTTTCAGCATATCTAATCCGTAATGAATAAGTATTCGATTTTCGTCTGTCACACTGACTAAATCAGCAATGGTACCAATAGCTACTAAATCCAAACTTTCCATTGGCACATCGTCCAACAATGCCGTTGCAACTTTAAAAGCAACGCCTGCACCCGATAAATCACCAAAAGGGTACTGCCCTTTTGGGTGTCTTGGGTGGACAATCGCATACGCATTTGGTAATTCAGCAGGTAATTCATGGTGATCCGTTACCACCACATCAACACCTTTAGACATAGCAACAGCAATCGCTTCGTGACCGGCTACCCCATTATCACACGTCACAATTAAATCGACTTTATCGACATCAATCATGTACCGAAACACTTCAACGTTTGGTCCGTACCCATCTGTAAACCGATTTGGTAAATAAAAATGAACATTTCCACCAAGTGTATCAATCGCTTCACATAAAATCGACGTACTCGTAATACCGTCCGCATCGTAATCACCATAGACTAGAATTTTTTCGCCATTTTCAATAGCACATCGAATGCGCTCTACCGCTTTTTCCATGTCATGCATTAAATACGGATCATGTAATTGTGATAAATCTGGTCGTTTAAACGTTTCTAATTTTTCCCGTGTATCAATGCCACGTTGTAAGCACAGTTGCGCAAATAGTCGTCCCACCCCCGTTTCTTCTTGAAAGGCTTTAACGTCTTGTTCGCTATGTAGCGCTTTTTCTACCCAATGATATTTTGCTTTTTTTGCCATATTTTCCCTTTTTGTGTTAGTTTTGTACAGTATACTGTAAGCGATAGCGTCCAAATAATTGATTGTCCTGTTTCAATTTGTAATGTAAATGAAAGGCAATCATGTCGCCTTGCTCATTGAACAGATAATCTAATTTTGTTGTTTGCACATCAAAAACCATCATACCTTGCGGCAAATGATAGTGCATTTGCGTGTCATCCTGTTGTGAAAAAACCACTCTTTTAATGGCGTGTTTTTCCCACAAAAATGTCATGACCTTTTGTTTGACATCAATTTTTACTGTATTTTTCCCCGTTTCATCATCTTCAAATCGAAAATAATGTACACCATTTACAAGATGATACGTTGCTTCATATTTTTTTTC
This window encodes:
- the recJ gene encoding single-stranded-DNA-specific exonuclease RecJ; the protein is MAKKAKYHWVEKALHSEQDVKAFQEETGVGRLFAQLCLQRGIDTREKLETFKRPDLSQLHDPYLMHDMEKAVERIRCAIENGEKILVYGDYDADGITSTSILCEAIDTLGGNVHFYLPNRFTDGYGPNVEVFRYMIDVDKVDLIVTCDNGVAGHEAIAVAMSKGVDVVVTDHHELPAELPNAYAIVHPRHPKGQYPFGDLSGAGVAFKVATALLDDVPMESLDLVAIGTIADLVSVTDENRILIHYGLDMLKQTQRIGLQKLMESANVNTQKLTADNVGFAIGPRLNAIGRLDDATPGVELMMTFDDEQADELVALINAKNDERKQIVANIVNDVMQQIQGNADNFILLASKNWHAGVLGIVASQVVEKTGKPTILLQIDEETGIAKGSGRSVEGVNLYDVLTECSDFIAKFGGHEMAAGLSVSIDNIDALKQALQHIVPVVERPTRYYDLSVESSDLTIDFLHELKQFEPYGTNHDKPIFKIENEKLSQTKSIGDKKQHLKGRIGQLDFVLFNAGHVQSQLLDDIETTAWVQLGINEWNGIESVQGHVLDTQITKKQWFDKRTTVIKKEDVMIENAIYVFFNQKYYDFFATKVPTTSKSLMAETIDHHENLFCEHLVIFDCPETIESLQHVLNKVAYDNVHVMCHTQKNLYLIGTPTRQQFANVYKILANEKQVVLKNQLDRLSKVLGMQKDLLILIIQVFFEAEFVKIEDGTLTFVGNTQKVDLMQTQVMKKHQQLMVVQKELLFTPFATLQIHLKMDDNKE
- a CDS encoding adenine phosphoribosyltransferase — encoded protein: MDLKQYITTIPDFPTPGILFRDITPLMANGPAYHYATQQIVEYAKENQVDVIVGPEARGFLVGCPVATELGVGFLPVRKKGKLPGETIEVSYDLEYGSNVLEMNKDAIKPGQRVLITDDLLATGGTIAATIELIEKQGGIVVGAAFLIELADLNGREKIGNYDIKVLMTY
- the raiA gene encoding ribosome-associated translation inhibitor RaiA, with product MLTFNIRGENIEVTQAIREYCEKKLTRLERYFTHVPSVISHVNLKVYPDKTAKVEVTIPLPFLVLRAEETSPDLYGSIDLVIDKLERQIRRYKTKIQKKSRDNGFAFENAFAPNEDVVEENDNLEIVRIKRIPFRPMDAEEAILQMNMLGHDFFAYIDMETEDMCVVYRRKDGKYGLIEADR
- a CDS encoding DUF1934 domain-containing protein, producing MENKTVQLQLRSSIQQQHDTDVIEKKYEATYHLVNGVHYFRFEDDETGKNTVKIDVKQKVMTFLWEKHAIKRVVFSQQDDTQMHYHLPQGMMVFDVQTTKLDYLFNEQGDMIAFHLHYKLKQDNQLFGRYRLQYTVQN